Proteins from a genomic interval of Cucumis melo cultivar AY chromosome 7, USDA_Cmelo_AY_1.0, whole genome shotgun sequence:
- the LOC127150188 gene encoding V-type proton ATPase subunit a2-like, whose product MARKLRFFKEQMARAGLSPSSHSLGTPDFDLDNLEVKLGEFEVELLEIKDNNEKLQRNYSELLEYKLVLEKVGEFFHLAQSIAAAHQRELEVQQNGEGYIDTPLLLHQSVVGSILYNFLDKC is encoded by the exons ATGGCTCGGAAGCTACGATTTTTCAAGGAGCAAATGGCAAGGGCTGGTTTATCACCATCATCCCATTCTTTAGGGACTCCTGATTTTGATCTGGATAATTTGGAG GTTAAACTTGGAGAATTTGAAGTAGAGCTGTTAGAGATAAAGGACAACAACGAGAAGTTACAACGCAATTATAGTGAGCTATTGGAATACAAGCTGGTGCTTGAGAAG GTTGGTGAGTTTTTTCATCTAGCTCAAAGCATAGCTGCAGCTCATCAAAGAGAACTGGAAGTGCAGCAAAACGGGGAAGGATATATTGACACTCCCTTATTATTACATCAGTCAGTTGTAGGATCTATCTTATATAACTTCTTAGATAAGTGCTAA
- the LOC103494437 gene encoding late embryogenesis abundant protein At5g17165 isoform X1 — translation MAANSRSAGAIAGLGKRITDQIWTSSDSLRNSVISSSAPKFRRAAHTSVYDKNPEEQVRPSIVPDDVIQPQAADKYWAPHPQTGVFGPTSDNPAAVAAANRAADVGNYSAAEEEKAWFRPTSLEDSEKPHGL, via the exons ATGGCCGCTAATTCGAGGAGCGCAGGAGCGATCGCCGGCTTGGGGAAACGAATCACCGACCAGATCTGGACCAGCAGCGATTCACTTCGTAACTCTGTGATCTCTTCCTCTGCTCCGAAGTTcag GAGGGCAGCTCACACCTCAGTGTATGACAAGAATCCAGAGGAGCAAGTTCGACCATCCATAGTCCCAGATGATGTGATTCAACCTCAAGCAGCTGACAAATACTGGGCTCCCCATCCACAAACCGGAGTTTTTGGACCGACCTCAGACAATCCTGCTGCGGTGGCGGCGGCCAACCGTGCAGCAGATGTTGGCAACTACTCGGCTGCGGAGGAGGAAAAAGCTTGGTTCCGACCAACAAGTCTGGAGGATTCGGAGAAGCCCCACGGGTTATAG
- the LOC103494437 gene encoding late embryogenesis abundant protein At5g17165 isoform X2 — translation MAANSRSAGAIAGLGKRITDQIWTSSDSLRNSVISSSAPKFRAAHTSVYDKNPEEQVRPSIVPDDVIQPQAADKYWAPHPQTGVFGPTSDNPAAVAAANRAADVGNYSAAEEEKAWFRPTSLEDSEKPHGL, via the exons ATGGCCGCTAATTCGAGGAGCGCAGGAGCGATCGCCGGCTTGGGGAAACGAATCACCGACCAGATCTGGACCAGCAGCGATTCACTTCGTAACTCTGTGATCTCTTCCTCTGCTCCGAAGTTcag GGCAGCTCACACCTCAGTGTATGACAAGAATCCAGAGGAGCAAGTTCGACCATCCATAGTCCCAGATGATGTGATTCAACCTCAAGCAGCTGACAAATACTGGGCTCCCCATCCACAAACCGGAGTTTTTGGACCGACCTCAGACAATCCTGCTGCGGTGGCGGCGGCCAACCGTGCAGCAGATGTTGGCAACTACTCGGCTGCGGAGGAGGAAAAAGCTTGGTTCCGACCAACAAGTCTGGAGGATTCGGAGAAGCCCCACGGGTTATAG
- the LOC103494437 gene encoding late embryogenesis abundant protein At5g17165 isoform X3 yields the protein MAANSRSAGAIAGLGKRITDQIWTSSDSLRNSVISSSAPKRAAHTSVYDKNPEEQVRPSIVPDDVIQPQAADKYWAPHPQTGVFGPTSDNPAAVAAANRAADVGNYSAAEEEKAWFRPTSLEDSEKPHGL from the exons ATGGCCGCTAATTCGAGGAGCGCAGGAGCGATCGCCGGCTTGGGGAAACGAATCACCGACCAGATCTGGACCAGCAGCGATTCACTTCGTAACTCTGTGATCTCTTCCTCTGCTCCGAA GAGGGCAGCTCACACCTCAGTGTATGACAAGAATCCAGAGGAGCAAGTTCGACCATCCATAGTCCCAGATGATGTGATTCAACCTCAAGCAGCTGACAAATACTGGGCTCCCCATCCACAAACCGGAGTTTTTGGACCGACCTCAGACAATCCTGCTGCGGTGGCGGCGGCCAACCGTGCAGCAGATGTTGGCAACTACTCGGCTGCGGAGGAGGAAAAAGCTTGGTTCCGACCAACAAGTCTGGAGGATTCGGAGAAGCCCCACGGGTTATAG
- the LOC103494438 gene encoding pentatricopeptide repeat-containing protein At5g42310, chloroplastic-like isoform X2 translates to MKMQSIFLPKAFIVSSFGGFSDHLLHRDSSKFDGIYTFDGAILKFFRNNFLNLASKAAVDDNCIVSSRWHGCIDEEELSSESCNRLICDYCKVGNVDSAMSLLAHMESVGLHATMASYTYLIEALGNVGRTLEADIIFQEMISFGCKPRTIVCNALLRGFLRKGLLDLASGVLVLMSDLDIKKNQETYEILLDYHVNAGRLEDTWSIINEMKRKGFELNSFVYSKVIVIYQNNGMWKKAVGIVDEIRKSGISMDKHIYNSIIDTFGKYGQLSEALEVFKRMQQDDVVPDITTWNSLIQWNCKAGNLATALELFTDMQEQGMHPDPKIFITLISFLSEQGKWDVIKQNLDSMKLRGHKNSVLVYEILVDIYGQYGQFQDGEKCISALKSAGLLPSSSNFCIIANAFAQQGLCEETVKVLQLMEAEGIEPNLVMLNVLINAFAVAGRHSEALAIYHHIIEVGISPDVITYTTLMKAFIRAKKFSKVPEIYKEMESAGCTPDRKAREMLKSVTAVLEQRHYR, encoded by the exons ATGAAGATGCAATCTATTTTCTTGCCAAAAGCATTCATCGTATCCTCATTTGGTGGATTTTCTGACCATTTGTTGCATCGAGATTCTAGTAAATTTGACGGAATCTACACGTTTGATGGTGCTATATTGAAGTTTTTTAGGAATAATTTCCTAAATTTGGCCAGTAAAGCAGCGGTAGATGATAATTGTATTGTTAGCTCAAGGTGGCATGGATGTATAGATGAAGAGGAACTATCGAGTGAGTCGTGCAACCGTTTGATTTGTGACTATTGTAAGGTAGGTAATGTTGATTCTGCTATGTCACTTCTTGCTCATATGGAGTCTGTAGGTCTTCACGCCACTATGGCATCTTACACTTATTTGATTGAAGCTCTTGGAAACGTTGGTAGAACTTTGGAAGCCGATATCATATTTCAAGAAATGATTAGTTTTGGCTGTAAGCCAAGAACAATTGTCTGCAATGCACTACTAAGAGGGTTTTTGAGAAAAGGCCTTTTAGATCTTGCGTCTGGGGTTCTTGTATTAATGAGTGAtttagatattaaaaaaaatcaagaaactTATGAAATTCTCTTGGATTATCATGTCAATGCTGGACGGTTGGAAGATACTTGGTCTATTATTAATGAGATGAAACGAAAAGGTTTTGAGTTGAACTCATTTGTGTATAGTAAGGTTATTGTTATATATCAAAACAATGGCATGTGGAAGAAAGCAGTGGGAATTGTTGATGAAATAAGAAAATCAGGGATTTCTATGGACAAACACATTTACAACAGCATCATAGATACATTTGGGAAATATGGCCAATTGTCTGAGGCCTTAGAAGTGTTCAAAAGAATGCAACAAGATGATGTAGTGCCTGATATAACAACTTGGAATTCATTGATACAATGGAACTGTAAAGCTGGGAACCTTGCTACTGCCCTTGAGTTATTCACTGACATGCAAGAACAGGGGATGCATCCAGATCCTAAGATCTTCATTACTCTAATAAGCTTCTTGAGTGAGCAGGGAAAGTGGGATGTGATAAAGCAGAATCTTGATAGTATGAAGCTCAGAGGGCATAAGAATAGTGTCCtagtttatgaaattttagtaGATATTTATGGGCAGTATGGTCAATTTCAGGATGGTGAGAAGTGTATATCTGCTCTGAAGTCTGCAGGGCTTCTACCATCTTCTAGCAATTTTTGCATTATAGCAAATGCTTTTGCTCAACAG GGGTTGTGTGAGGAGACAGTAAAAGTGCTTCAGCTCATGGAAGCAGAAGGAATTGAACCAAATCTTGTAATGCTGAATGTACTGATCAATGCTTTTGCTGTTGCTGGTAGGCATTCGGAGGCGTTAGCCATTTATCATCATATAATTGAAGTC GGTATCAGTCCTGATGTTATAACCTACACCACCCTTATGAAGGCATTTATTCGTGCAAAGAAGTTCTCTAAG GTCCCTGAAATATATAAAGAAATGGAAAGTGCTGGTTGCACGCCAGATAGGAAGGCCAGAGAGATGTTAAAATCCGTAACAGCTGTTCTTGAACAAAGGCATT Acagataa
- the LOC103494438 gene encoding pentatricopeptide repeat-containing protein At5g42310, chloroplastic-like isoform X1, translating to MKMQSIFLPKAFIVSSFGGFSDHLLHRDSSKFDGIYTFDGAILKFFRNNFLNLASKAAVDDNCIVSSRWHGCIDEEELSSESCNRLICDYCKVGNVDSAMSLLAHMESVGLHATMASYTYLIEALGNVGRTLEADIIFQEMISFGCKPRTIVCNALLRGFLRKGLLDLASGVLVLMSDLDIKKNQETYEILLDYHVNAGRLEDTWSIINEMKRKGFELNSFVYSKVIVIYQNNGMWKKAVGIVDEIRKSGISMDKHIYNSIIDTFGKYGQLSEALEVFKRMQQDDVVPDITTWNSLIQWNCKAGNLATALELFTDMQEQGMHPDPKIFITLISFLSEQGKWDVIKQNLDSMKLRGHKNSVLVYEILVDIYGQYGQFQDGEKCISALKSAGLLPSSSNFCIIANAFAQQGLCEETVKVLQLMEAEGIEPNLVMLNVLINAFAVAGRHSEALAIYHHIIEVGISPDVITYTTLMKAFIRAKKFSKVPEIYKEMESAGCTPDRKAREMLKSVTAVLEQRHCKLEPFCTCIRIFSARAVLA from the exons ATGAAGATGCAATCTATTTTCTTGCCAAAAGCATTCATCGTATCCTCATTTGGTGGATTTTCTGACCATTTGTTGCATCGAGATTCTAGTAAATTTGACGGAATCTACACGTTTGATGGTGCTATATTGAAGTTTTTTAGGAATAATTTCCTAAATTTGGCCAGTAAAGCAGCGGTAGATGATAATTGTATTGTTAGCTCAAGGTGGCATGGATGTATAGATGAAGAGGAACTATCGAGTGAGTCGTGCAACCGTTTGATTTGTGACTATTGTAAGGTAGGTAATGTTGATTCTGCTATGTCACTTCTTGCTCATATGGAGTCTGTAGGTCTTCACGCCACTATGGCATCTTACACTTATTTGATTGAAGCTCTTGGAAACGTTGGTAGAACTTTGGAAGCCGATATCATATTTCAAGAAATGATTAGTTTTGGCTGTAAGCCAAGAACAATTGTCTGCAATGCACTACTAAGAGGGTTTTTGAGAAAAGGCCTTTTAGATCTTGCGTCTGGGGTTCTTGTATTAATGAGTGAtttagatattaaaaaaaatcaagaaactTATGAAATTCTCTTGGATTATCATGTCAATGCTGGACGGTTGGAAGATACTTGGTCTATTATTAATGAGATGAAACGAAAAGGTTTTGAGTTGAACTCATTTGTGTATAGTAAGGTTATTGTTATATATCAAAACAATGGCATGTGGAAGAAAGCAGTGGGAATTGTTGATGAAATAAGAAAATCAGGGATTTCTATGGACAAACACATTTACAACAGCATCATAGATACATTTGGGAAATATGGCCAATTGTCTGAGGCCTTAGAAGTGTTCAAAAGAATGCAACAAGATGATGTAGTGCCTGATATAACAACTTGGAATTCATTGATACAATGGAACTGTAAAGCTGGGAACCTTGCTACTGCCCTTGAGTTATTCACTGACATGCAAGAACAGGGGATGCATCCAGATCCTAAGATCTTCATTACTCTAATAAGCTTCTTGAGTGAGCAGGGAAAGTGGGATGTGATAAAGCAGAATCTTGATAGTATGAAGCTCAGAGGGCATAAGAATAGTGTCCtagtttatgaaattttagtaGATATTTATGGGCAGTATGGTCAATTTCAGGATGGTGAGAAGTGTATATCTGCTCTGAAGTCTGCAGGGCTTCTACCATCTTCTAGCAATTTTTGCATTATAGCAAATGCTTTTGCTCAACAG GGGTTGTGTGAGGAGACAGTAAAAGTGCTTCAGCTCATGGAAGCAGAAGGAATTGAACCAAATCTTGTAATGCTGAATGTACTGATCAATGCTTTTGCTGTTGCTGGTAGGCATTCGGAGGCGTTAGCCATTTATCATCATATAATTGAAGTC GGTATCAGTCCTGATGTTATAACCTACACCACCCTTATGAAGGCATTTATTCGTGCAAAGAAGTTCTCTAAG GTCCCTGAAATATATAAAGAAATGGAAAGTGCTGGTTGCACGCCAGATAGGAAGGCCAGAGAGATGTTAAAATCCGTAACAGCTGTTCTTGAACAAAGGCATTGTAAGCTTGAACCCTTTTGTACTTGTATTCGTATTTTCTCAGCCAGAGCAGTCCTTGCATGA
- the LOC103494438 gene encoding pentatricopeptide repeat-containing protein At5g42310, chloroplastic-like isoform X3: MKMQSIFLPKAFIVSSFGGFSDHLLHRDSSKFDGIYTFDGAILKFFRNNFLNLASKAAVDDNCIVSSRWHGCIDEEELSSESCNRLICDYCKVGNVDSAMSLLAHMESVGLHATMASYTYLIEALGNVGRTLEADIIFQEMISFGCKPRTIVCNALLRGFLRKGLLDLASGVLVLMSDLDIKKNQETYEILLDYHVNAGRLEDTWSIINEMKRKGFELNSFVYSKVIVIYQNNGMWKKAVGIVDEIRKSGISMDKHIYNSIIDTFGKYGQLSEALEVFKRMQQDDVVPDITTWNSLIQWNCKAGNLATALELFTDMQEQGMHPDPKIFITLISFLSEQGKWDVIKQNLDSMKLRGHKNSVLVYEILVDIYGQYGQFQDGEKCISALKSAGLLPSSSNFCIIANAFAQQGLCEETVKVLQLMEAEGIEPNLVMLNVLINAFAVAGYQS, translated from the exons ATGAAGATGCAATCTATTTTCTTGCCAAAAGCATTCATCGTATCCTCATTTGGTGGATTTTCTGACCATTTGTTGCATCGAGATTCTAGTAAATTTGACGGAATCTACACGTTTGATGGTGCTATATTGAAGTTTTTTAGGAATAATTTCCTAAATTTGGCCAGTAAAGCAGCGGTAGATGATAATTGTATTGTTAGCTCAAGGTGGCATGGATGTATAGATGAAGAGGAACTATCGAGTGAGTCGTGCAACCGTTTGATTTGTGACTATTGTAAGGTAGGTAATGTTGATTCTGCTATGTCACTTCTTGCTCATATGGAGTCTGTAGGTCTTCACGCCACTATGGCATCTTACACTTATTTGATTGAAGCTCTTGGAAACGTTGGTAGAACTTTGGAAGCCGATATCATATTTCAAGAAATGATTAGTTTTGGCTGTAAGCCAAGAACAATTGTCTGCAATGCACTACTAAGAGGGTTTTTGAGAAAAGGCCTTTTAGATCTTGCGTCTGGGGTTCTTGTATTAATGAGTGAtttagatattaaaaaaaatcaagaaactTATGAAATTCTCTTGGATTATCATGTCAATGCTGGACGGTTGGAAGATACTTGGTCTATTATTAATGAGATGAAACGAAAAGGTTTTGAGTTGAACTCATTTGTGTATAGTAAGGTTATTGTTATATATCAAAACAATGGCATGTGGAAGAAAGCAGTGGGAATTGTTGATGAAATAAGAAAATCAGGGATTTCTATGGACAAACACATTTACAACAGCATCATAGATACATTTGGGAAATATGGCCAATTGTCTGAGGCCTTAGAAGTGTTCAAAAGAATGCAACAAGATGATGTAGTGCCTGATATAACAACTTGGAATTCATTGATACAATGGAACTGTAAAGCTGGGAACCTTGCTACTGCCCTTGAGTTATTCACTGACATGCAAGAACAGGGGATGCATCCAGATCCTAAGATCTTCATTACTCTAATAAGCTTCTTGAGTGAGCAGGGAAAGTGGGATGTGATAAAGCAGAATCTTGATAGTATGAAGCTCAGAGGGCATAAGAATAGTGTCCtagtttatgaaattttagtaGATATTTATGGGCAGTATGGTCAATTTCAGGATGGTGAGAAGTGTATATCTGCTCTGAAGTCTGCAGGGCTTCTACCATCTTCTAGCAATTTTTGCATTATAGCAAATGCTTTTGCTCAACAG GGGTTGTGTGAGGAGACAGTAAAAGTGCTTCAGCTCATGGAAGCAGAAGGAATTGAACCAAATCTTGTAATGCTGAATGTACTGATCAATGCTTTTGCTGTTGCTG GGTATCAGTCCTGA
- the LOC103494439 gene encoding 60S ribosomal protein L13-3: protein MKHNNVIPSGHFRKHWQNYVRTWFNQPARKTRRRNARQEKAVKNFPRPTAGPLRPVVHGQTLKYNMKVRAGRGFSLEELKAAGIPKKLAPTIGIAVDHRRRNRSLESLQANVQRLKTYKAKVVVFPRRARKFKAGDSTPEELANATQVQGPYLPIGREKASVELVKVTEDMKSFKAYDKLRVERMNARHVGARLKKAAEAEKEDKK, encoded by the exons ATGAAGCACAACAATGTTATCCCTAGCGGCCACTTTAGGAAGCACTGGCAGAACTATGTCAGGACCTGGTTTAACCAACCTGCCCGGAAGACTAGGAGAAGAAACG CTCGTCAGGAGAAAGCTGTGAAGAACTTTCCCCGCCCAACTGCTGGACCACTCCGTCCCGTAGTTCACGGTCAGACATTGAAGTACAACATGAAAGTGAGAGCTGGTAGGGGCTTTTCTCTTGAGGAGTTGAAG GCTGCAGGTATTCCCAAGAAACTAGCACCAACAATTGGCATAGCAGTTGACCACCGCCGTAGGAATCGATCTCTTGAAAGTTTACAGGCTAATGTACAGAGGTTGAAGACATACAAGGCGAAGGTGGTTGTCTTCCCAAGACGTGCTCGTAAATTTAAG GCTGGTGATTCTACTCCCGAGGAGCTTGCAAATGCCACCCAAGTCCAAGGACCTTACCTGCCTATTGGGCGCGAAAAGGCATCGGTTGAGCTTGTGAAGGTCACCGAGGATATGAAATCATTCAAGGCATACGACAAGCTACGTGTTGAGAGGATGAATGCACGACATGTTGGAGCTAGATTGAAGAAGGCAGCAGAGGCAGAGAAGGAAGATAAGAAGTAG
- the LOC103494440 gene encoding metacaspase-1-like isoform X1, giving the protein MTLINCSNCRTPLQLPTGAGSIRCSICRAVTVVADPRGFPPPPSPTHHNYFPFHHHHNHHHHHPSPPPTQSHYHSPPPPMYPGPAGGGRSSKRAVICGISYKNTPRELQGCINDAKCMKYLLVNRFNFPDSSILMLTDEETDIYKIPTKQNIRMAMHWLVQGVQPGDSLVFHFSGHGLQQRNYTGDEIDGFDESLCPLDFETAGTIIDDEINATIVRPLPYGAKLHAIIDSCHSGTMLDLPFLCRMHKSGSYTWEDHRPPSGVYKGTNGGEVISFSGCDDDQTAADTQAMSKVTTTGAMTFSFIKAIESGEATTYGNMLNSMRSTIRNTDLNPGGDIVTSLITMLLSGGSFFGRLGQEPQLTAHSTFDVYSKPFSL; this is encoded by the exons ATGACCCTCATCAACTGTTCCAACTGCCGGACCCCGCTTCAGCTCCCCACGGGCGCCGGCTCCATCCGATGCTCCATCTGCCGCGCCGTCACTGTCGTCGCCGACCCCCGAGGCTTTCCTCCTCCGCCTTCGCCGACGCACCACAATTACTTTCCCTTCCACCACCACCAcaaccaccaccaccaccacccaTCTCCGCCACCGACGCAGAGTCACTACCACTCTCCGCCACCGCCGATGTACCCAGGTCCTGCGGGTGGCGGCCGAAGCTCGAAACGGGCGGTGATTTGTGGGATATCGTATAAAAATACACCACGCGAGCTTCAAGGGTGTATTAATGATGCCAAGTGTATGAAGTATTTGCTGGTCAACCGTTTTAACTTCCCGGATTCCTCCATTCTTATGCTTACGG ATGAAGAAACTGATATTTACAAGATtccaacaaaacaaaacatcAGAATGGCGATGCATTGGCTTGTGCAAGGTGTTCAACCAGGAGACTCTTTGGTGTTCCATTTCTCTGGCCATGGTTTGCAGCAGAGGAACTACACTGGGGATGAGATCGATGGCTTCGATGAATCGCTTTGCCCATTGGATTTTGAAACGGCGGGAACGATCATCGACGATGAGATCAATGCAACCATCGTTAGGCCTCTCCCTTATGGCGCTAAGCTCCATGCTATCATAGATTCATGTCACAGTGGAACTATGTTAGACTTGCCATTCCTATGTCGAATGCACAA GAGTGGAAGCTACACATGGGAGGATCATAGACCTCCATCAGGTGTATATAAAGGAACAAATGGTGGAGAAGTGATCTCTTTCAGTGGTTGTGATGATGATCAAACTGCTGCAGACACTCAA GCTATGTCAAAGGTTACAACCACAGGAGCCATGACATTTTCTTTCATAAAGGCCATTGAAAGTGGGGAAGCAACTACTTATGGTAATATGTTAAATTCAATGAGATCCACCATTCGTAATACCGACCTTAACCCAGGAGGCGACATCGTTACTAGCCTAATCACTATGCTTTTATCAGGTGGAAGTTTTTTTGGAAGACTCGGACAG GAGCCACAGCTAACTGCCCATTCAACATTCGATGTGTACAGCAAGCCATTCTCCTTGTAA
- the LOC103494440 gene encoding metacaspase-1-like isoform X2 produces MTLINCSNCRTPLQLPTGAGSIRCSICRAVTVVADPRGFPPPPSPTHHNYFPFHHHHNHHHHHPSPPPTQSHYHSPPPPMYPGPAGGGRSSKRAVICGISYKNTPRELQGCINDAKCMKYLLVNRFNFPDSSILMLTDEETDIYKIPTKQNIRMAMHWLVQGVQPGDSLVFHFSGHGLQQRNYTGDEIDGFDESLCPLDFETAGTIIDDEINATIVRPLPYGAKLHAIIDSCHSGTMLDLPFLCRMHKSGSYTWEDHRPPSGVYKGTNGGEVISFSGCDDDQTAADTQAMSKVTTTGAMTFSFIKAIESGEATTYGGSFFGRLGQEPQLTAHSTFDVYSKPFSL; encoded by the exons ATGACCCTCATCAACTGTTCCAACTGCCGGACCCCGCTTCAGCTCCCCACGGGCGCCGGCTCCATCCGATGCTCCATCTGCCGCGCCGTCACTGTCGTCGCCGACCCCCGAGGCTTTCCTCCTCCGCCTTCGCCGACGCACCACAATTACTTTCCCTTCCACCACCACCAcaaccaccaccaccaccacccaTCTCCGCCACCGACGCAGAGTCACTACCACTCTCCGCCACCGCCGATGTACCCAGGTCCTGCGGGTGGCGGCCGAAGCTCGAAACGGGCGGTGATTTGTGGGATATCGTATAAAAATACACCACGCGAGCTTCAAGGGTGTATTAATGATGCCAAGTGTATGAAGTATTTGCTGGTCAACCGTTTTAACTTCCCGGATTCCTCCATTCTTATGCTTACGG ATGAAGAAACTGATATTTACAAGATtccaacaaaacaaaacatcAGAATGGCGATGCATTGGCTTGTGCAAGGTGTTCAACCAGGAGACTCTTTGGTGTTCCATTTCTCTGGCCATGGTTTGCAGCAGAGGAACTACACTGGGGATGAGATCGATGGCTTCGATGAATCGCTTTGCCCATTGGATTTTGAAACGGCGGGAACGATCATCGACGATGAGATCAATGCAACCATCGTTAGGCCTCTCCCTTATGGCGCTAAGCTCCATGCTATCATAGATTCATGTCACAGTGGAACTATGTTAGACTTGCCATTCCTATGTCGAATGCACAA GAGTGGAAGCTACACATGGGAGGATCATAGACCTCCATCAGGTGTATATAAAGGAACAAATGGTGGAGAAGTGATCTCTTTCAGTGGTTGTGATGATGATCAAACTGCTGCAGACACTCAA GCTATGTCAAAGGTTACAACCACAGGAGCCATGACATTTTCTTTCATAAAGGCCATTGAAAGTGGGGAAGCAACTACTTATG GTGGAAGTTTTTTTGGAAGACTCGGACAG GAGCCACAGCTAACTGCCCATTCAACATTCGATGTGTACAGCAAGCCATTCTCCTTGTAA
- the LOC103494442 gene encoding superoxide dismutase [Fe], chloroplastic-like has protein sequence MAASIALPPSTKLHQNHFHHSSFRGSPLPPSAFPCSSIKQKQHGSKTYLTKISAKFELKPPPYPLDALEPHMSRSTLEYHWGKHHRAYVDNLNRQIEGTELEELSLEDIITKTYKKGNILQQFNNAAQIWNHDFLWESMKPGGGGKPTGELLELIERDFGSFEKFLEEFKSAAATQFGSGWAWLAYKDNTVDHPRPSEKDKKLVILKSPNAVNPLVWDYAPLLTIDVWEHAYYLDFQNRRPDYISTFVSNLISWEAADLRLQKAKAEAAERVKEKEKKKEKKKNEGSDEEVYVDNSSSESDSDSD, from the exons ATGGCGGCATCTATCGCTTTGCCACCTTCCACTAAACTACACCAAAATCATTTTCACCATTCAAGCTTCCGCGGTAGCCCACTGCCACCTTCTGCCTTTCCCTGTAGCTCGATCAAACAG AAACAACATGGTTCAAAGACTTATCTCACGAAAATCAGTGCGAAGTTTGAACTGAAGCCTCCCCCATATCCTCTG GATGCTTTGGAACCACATATGAGTCGTTCAACCCTTGAGTATCATTGGGGAAAACATCACAGAGCTTATGTGGACAACCTTAACCGACAGATAGAGGGAACTGAGCTGGAGGAATTATCACTAGAAGATATCATAACTAAAACATACAAAAAAGGCAATATCCTTCAGCAATTCAACAATGCAGCGCAG ATCTGGAACCACGATTTTCTCTGGGAGTCCATGAAACCTGGGGGAGGAGGGAAGCCAACAGGGGAACTCCTAGAACTAATTGAAAGAGACTTCGGttcttttgaaaagtttttAGAAGAATTCAAGTCTGCTGCTGCAACGCAGTTTGGTTCTGGTTGGGCTTGGCTTGCAT ATAAGGACAACACGGTTGACCATCCACGTCCATCAGAGAAGGACAAAAAACTCGTTATTCTAAAGAGTCCTAATGCCGTTAACCCACTCGTTTGGGACTATGCT CCACTTCTTACAATCGACGTCTGGGAg CATGCTTATTACTTAGACTTCCAG AATCGGCGACCTGATTATATATCAACTTTTGTTTCAAACCTCATATCATGGGAAGCAGCAGACTTGAGGCTGCAGAAAGCCAAGGCTGAAGCTGCTGAAAGagttaaggaaaaagaaaagaaaaaggagaagaaaaagaacgaAGGTAGCGACGAAGAGGTCTACGTCGACAACAGTTCAAGCGAGTCGGATTCGGATTCTGACTAA